The genomic interval CGCCATTCTTGACTCTTTCTCGCGAAAAGAAATATAAATTTGTTTTTAAAATATCAGTCATGGTTAGGCAGGTTTATAATGAGTCACAACGCAGTTCCCTCTTTTCAGGGGGATGAGTATCAGCTTCGGGTTGCTCTTCATTGGCTTATCAAGATGATAAGTGATGATACTATTGATTACATTCAGGCAGAATCAACAGGTATTCCAGGCTCAGATAATCCGGTTGATGTTGATGATGTCGTAGTGAGCTATAATGATGGCAAGAAGCTGTTTATCCAAGCTAAAAAGAATCAAACTGACCATGCGAAATGGAAGATAAATGACCCAAAGCTTGTGCCGGAGCTAATAAAAGCTAAAAGCCAGCTTGAAAGTGAGCCTGAATCGAAGGTTTGTTTTTATTCTCAAACCCCTTTTGGCGATCTCGCTAAGTTGTCTGAAAAAAGACCTCAGTATCTTTCATATAAATCTTTCGATGACTCAGCTCCCGGCACTCTTAAAAATCCCTTAGCTAACCTTGCTAAGATTCTAGGTGTTTCAGCTAGTGAGGCTTTTGAAATTGTCAGTAAATTGGAGTTCGGACCTTGTCATACTTTTACGGAATGGGATCGCCTTAACCTTCAAGATATTGATAATGTTGTTCCTAATAAGTTGGTTGCCAGAGATGCTTTGGAGAGGATGATCGGTAACCATGAAGCTGGGCTTAGAAATTCAAAAGTTGCTATCAACCGTAAAGATATATTACAGAAATTGGCTGAGAGAGGGATTGAGCCTACCCCCAAACGAGAGATTAAAGAGCTTAGCAAAGAGATTGAGAGAGCTTCAGCGATAGGTCGTCAATGGACAAGGGATATTGCAGGTAAAATCATAGATAGGCCAGAGCTGTCAGAGATCGTAGACTTACTGGAAAGCGGAGAAGAATCTATCCTGCTGGTTGACGGTCCGGGCAGTGGCAAGACCTGTCTGCTTTTAGATTTAGCTGATCATATAGAACAAAATATGAATTGGCACCTTCTGTTCATTAAAGGCGATTTGTTCTCAAAGTGTGAAAACGAGGATGATTTCGTAAAGAGTGGGCTTCCTAATGATCTGGCTGGAGTTTGCGCAAGGCTTGCAGAAGATAAGAAAGTTGTAATTGTTCTTGATTCTCTGGATGTGTTGTCGCTTGGACGGAATCATACTTCCCTGAAATATTTCTTATCTATTTTAGACCGTCTCTCCAAGGTTAGTCATGTTTCAGTTGTCGCTGCCTGTCGAGAGTTTGACCTCAATTATGATCCCCATCTTAGAGGGCGTAAATGGGGCCGTAAAATTCCTATTGAAGCTCTTGATATTGATAGTGTGGTTAAACCTTTGCTGGCAAAGACTGGCGTCGACGTTTCTGCCCTGCCAGAAGAGTTGCTTGGTTTATTGCAAAATCCACAAAACTTATCCCTCTATTGCAAAATTTCATCTGTACGTCATGACGCACATCCAAAGACTACATGGCAGTTGTATGATTGTTTCGCTGATGAGGTCGTCAGGAAAGATGTTCTTCTAGGAGAAAGTGCGATTGACTTTTTGGAAGAGCAAGCTTCAAAAATGATGTCGGAGCGTCGAGATTCTTTTCTGTATAGTGAAATAAAAATACCAGCCGAAATGTTACAGCGGCTCGTTAGTCAAGGGATCTTGTTTGAGCGGGCTGGGCGTTACAGCTTTGCGCACCAAACTTTGATGGAAAATTTTATTGTTCATGATGTTTTGAAAAGGAACCTTTCACTGCGTGATTTTATTCTGTCTCATCCCCCACTTCCTTTTATTCGTCCTACAGTCAGAGTTTTGTTTTTTCATTTGGAAAACCAAGATCAAAGAAAGTTTGTGAGACAAGTACGGGAAGTTATTAGCAACGATGATGTTGCCATGCATTTAAAGCGATTGGTCGCAGAGTCTTTGGGGGAAATTCAATCGGTTGATGGACTTTGGTCATTAGTTAGATTTCTATTCAATAATCATCCTGCACTGTTTAAGAGTTTCTTTCGGAGGTCTACACATCAAGGTTGGTTTAGCCTTTTTGAAGATAAATTGTTGCCACTAATAAATAGCAGGCAAGATTCTGTTTGGTTTAATGAATACATATCTGCGTTGCGTAATTGGATGAATTTTTATCCTGAAGATGTTGTAGGACATTGGTTGGCTATAATTCAGGACCCAATCAAAGCGGAGCATTTTAATTGGGAAATTACAAGTAGCTTGAATAATTTTGTTTGCTGGGAAACTGATGGTATATATGATGTTCTTTCGTACTTGGTTCAAAATGCAGAGGATGATTACCATTTTGTTGCAGGACCTTTAAAACGTTATCTTTTAGCCACGGGAAAGGGCGATGATTTACTTTGGATATTGCTTACTCAACATAAAAATCATGATAGCGCTATCGCTAATGTAAGGTCACTGTCTTATTTTAATAATGTTTTTTCTGATGATGAATTTTTAAAAAATAAATTTTCACATTCCGATGTATTGTTAGACAATTCTTTAGAACTATTTGAAAGGATGTGCCAAAATTATCCTTATAAAAGAGAGGGAGATCGTTTTTTAACTGATTTTACTTCTGACACATCTTATAGATGTGTGTTGAGTGAAGATAGGATTAATTCTTCATCTGGGTTTAGTATATTTTTAGATTGTATCGAGTCTGGTATCATTTCTAATTGTGTACATAATACTGTTTGGTGGAGGAACAATAAGGATATACTTTACTCAAGTTCTGAGTTTTCAATTATTTATTTTTTAGTGAATGCGTGCTTTGAAAATCCAAATGATAATATTGAACTTGTTGAAAAGCTTGTCACAGATAGAGATCTCTACAGAGATAAGATTGACTTTAATTATTATTTGGGCCGACTTATGAATAGGTCATATCCGTTGATTTCTGAAGATATTCAAGTTGAAAATCAAAATTGTATTATGAGTCTCTTCGAAGATGATGACTTTGAGTCAAAGTACATACACCGAGGAGATTTATATAAATTTAAACTACTGCAATGGATACCATCAATATATAGAATTCCAGTTGTATCTAAGTTTGTAGATGATATGTCATGCAAGAATTGGGTTCCTGAACGTAAAGTATATCCCTATATCGGTATGCGTATGGAAAGAAACTCTGACTTTAAGTATCTAATAAGATCTTTGTCAGATGAAGCATTTATGAAGCTGTTGCGCCATTTCGATTCTAGTTCTGAAGAATTAGAGGTGTATTGGGATCGGGAGATGAACGGAGGACGTACAGATTTGCGTCATGCGTTACGCGATGGTG from Desulfovibrio sp. JC010 carries:
- a CDS encoding NACHT domain-containing NTPase; translation: MSHNAVPSFQGDEYQLRVALHWLIKMISDDTIDYIQAESTGIPGSDNPVDVDDVVVSYNDGKKLFIQAKKNQTDHAKWKINDPKLVPELIKAKSQLESEPESKVCFYSQTPFGDLAKLSEKRPQYLSYKSFDDSAPGTLKNPLANLAKILGVSASEAFEIVSKLEFGPCHTFTEWDRLNLQDIDNVVPNKLVARDALERMIGNHEAGLRNSKVAINRKDILQKLAERGIEPTPKREIKELSKEIERASAIGRQWTRDIAGKIIDRPELSEIVDLLESGEESILLVDGPGSGKTCLLLDLADHIEQNMNWHLLFIKGDLFSKCENEDDFVKSGLPNDLAGVCARLAEDKKVVIVLDSLDVLSLGRNHTSLKYFLSILDRLSKVSHVSVVAACREFDLNYDPHLRGRKWGRKIPIEALDIDSVVKPLLAKTGVDVSALPEELLGLLQNPQNLSLYCKISSVRHDAHPKTTWQLYDCFADEVVRKDVLLGESAIDFLEEQASKMMSERRDSFLYSEIKIPAEMLQRLVSQGILFERAGRYSFAHQTLMENFIVHDVLKRNLSLRDFILSHPPLPFIRPTVRVLFFHLENQDQRKFVRQVREVISNDDVAMHLKRLVAESLGEIQSVDGLWSLVRFLFNNHPALFKSFFRRSTHQGWFSLFEDKLLPLINSRQDSVWFNEYISALRNWMNFYPEDVVGHWLAIIQDPIKAEHFNWEITSSLNNFVCWETDGIYDVLSYLVQNAEDDYHFVAGPLKRYLLATGKGDDLLWILLTQHKNHDSAIANVRSLSYFNNVFSDDEFLKNKFSHSDVLLDNSLELFERMCQNYPYKREGDRFLTDFTSDTSYRCVLSEDRINSSSGFSIFLDCIESGIISNCVHNTVWWRNNKDILYSSSEFSIIYFLVNACFENPNDNIELVEKLVTDRDLYRDKIDFNYYLGRLMNRSYPLISEDIQVENQNCIMSLFEDDDFESKYIHRGDLYKFKLLQWIPSIYRIPVVSKFVDDMSCKNWVPERKVYPYIGMRMERNSDFKYLIRSLSDEAFMKLLRHFDSSSEELEVYWDREMNGGRTDLRHALRDGAQEDPNKYLSFLKEVVSDDFESEYHIIILSGIIDHLDHRFGNLKLNKNWTPVEPLPDGRELVRVLLGMLYEETKLWEDLSKVAGLVKIAAIVLGDEVQFDELIVLLERVVLLLEDDGDGKEKKEHIMCSVIRSAIVILKRSLSAGVYDSIDLESVLSFDVRDCDAYTKSFIMHSLPFVIHKECSMGWEMYDRLFDAMDDEFDLVEGVLFYNYENNFNKVKPYLDLILNNNFKKGSEVWGTISALAYLSGHIAWDDFFAGVEMLGQECVVGGVHVLAVNMHLDDCRDKCINGLISLFNSSIMSRSAINKAANLFEKNTNVPEVLVDAFLAAIPNAKHSRGIRIFNDWLSQKANNDPYWAIGPCEMLAEVYEAKKDDSHLYMSGRESLICTLTEILREADESDDEELIERVLNVQDRFLDLGITDIEKIYTDYN